The following proteins are co-located in the Fluviicola sp. genome:
- a CDS encoding cold shock domain-containing protein codes for MARSQESFNKKEIQNKKDKKRKEKEKKMLERKENGKASFEDMIVYIDENGNQTDTPPDLSKRVEFNAEDIVIGVPKKEESEPEDKVRKGVVTFYNDAKGYGFIKDSVSGDSIFVHANQLTETITEGNRVSFEVEKGQRGPNAVRVKKD; via the coding sequence ATGGCAAGATCACAAGAAAGCTTCAACAAAAAAGAGATCCAAAACAAAAAAGACAAAAAGCGTAAAGAGAAAGAAAAGAAAATGCTTGAGCGCAAAGAAAACGGAAAGGCGAGTTTCGAGGATATGATCGTTTACATCGATGAGAACGGAAATCAAACAGATACTCCGCCGGATTTATCAAAGCGTGTTGAATTCAACGCTGAAGATATCGTAATCGGCGTGCCGAAAAAAGAAGAATCCGAACCGGAAGATAAAGTGCGCAAAGGAGTTGTGACTTTTTACAACGATGCGAAAGGATATGGTTTTATCAAAGACAGCGTATCCGGAGACAGTATATTTGTTCACGCAAACCAATTGACGGAAACCATTACGGAAGGAAACCGGGTGAGTTTCGAAGTTGAAAAAGGACAGCGCGGACCAAATGCGGTCAGAGTGAAGAAAGACTAA
- a CDS encoding LamG-like jellyroll fold domain-containing protein has product MRVTLFVLFLSLFHGISLAQTTGLKVFDGCATGILHQSIPMLQSRQQQLDEEKFQHTLLKQKGGSHNTPKSLQTIPVVVHIVHQSGPENISDAQVQNAIANINAKFAASPFNQIQFCLAQRDPNGNATTGITRNVSPLTNEVMEVDDISLKDVNRWSPTCYLNIWVIKEISSLSMGTGVIGYAFFPSSHGLNMDGVVIEAGFFGNNSQTDAVGVHEIGHYLGLYHTFEGGCGNSNCLMDGDRVCDTPPDQTTFAACNPSANSCNTDADDPSSNNPFTTDVADLSDDYMDYSAFSCYNQFTEGQYDRMYYFLTTVRSSLLNCLSCTPPCPTPITATITTPASTTTVLAGSSVNFTATTNSPSPYWYINPNTVLGTGTSLSYTFPAPGTYWMKFRVPSTNPSFCLDGIDSVKIMVNQPVVSACFGSVELLNNNDAVPFPDNQAYISSNGFTWECWFNIVTPLVGGATPTRPLIDAIDNVVYEDICLGFGWQGAGSSPSDYLTFRVDAPNSAGGPNPNMCSYIPPGGFQPGTWYHAAAVMDYANQTSRLYVNGQLVDTRTVNSAPFNRIIPTRLSWDEAFAPGYPGPPSGALMDEVRIWSRPLSSAEIAANYDHCLSGTENNLELYYHFNQSGGSSIVDATPNGNDGYFSNTIAWSAEQPDSLDQSCIVVCSEICGNGIDDNGDGIADENCNCDPVSAGADRPACPGNPAQLNASPGFDQYSWTPTTGLSNPNIANPTATVSTTMEYVVAATKIGPEMVTNGDFSAGNTGFSSDMIYSTVYSPCNYYVGKLFFGQVYPGINDHTPTTDSMFMSMDGCTNGPTMIYEQTILGLSPNTTYRFSFWASRAAANQPIFETHLIGDVTGDLTLPTETGISVPLGGNFIWDEYGLTMWNSGPNSSVTIRLINLETNGYGVDFGMDDVSFRRFCTSTDTVKLTLVNNTPVILDLGSDTSICTSGTYTFDAGAGFLDYLWNDGSTGRTFTAYGIGTYWVTVTDSCGNLQSDTVRINQAPAPQFDLGANVLTCGTASVPLTYTSSEPFTSFSWSPGTYLSCTTCPNPVATIGNQQVTFHVFAATANGCVAEDSVTITIDPDAPANVDVIASDPLCLTKGSILVQNKPGTSGVLSIDFNHTGFSTETSYTNLDDGSYLLSILNTQTGCSMDTLIIFETDVENVLYIPNSFTPNGDQYNNLWKIEGVCIGEIDCRIYNRWGEQVAVLKDVEDTWNGKYHGLDVPDGIYTYTIVVNYTDSRTEFRSGFIAVMH; this is encoded by the coding sequence ATGAGAGTTACCCTGTTCGTACTGTTCTTAAGCCTGTTTCACGGAATATCGCTTGCCCAAACCACCGGATTAAAAGTGTTCGACGGCTGTGCAACAGGCATCCTCCACCAATCCATCCCCATGTTGCAGTCACGGCAACAGCAATTGGACGAGGAAAAGTTTCAACACACACTTTTGAAGCAAAAAGGAGGTTCTCACAACACACCAAAATCGTTACAAACCATCCCTGTGGTGGTTCACATCGTGCACCAATCCGGGCCGGAAAACATCAGCGATGCGCAGGTTCAGAATGCAATAGCCAATATCAACGCGAAGTTTGCAGCAAGCCCTTTCAATCAAATCCAGTTTTGCCTCGCACAGCGTGATCCCAACGGAAATGCCACAACCGGGATTACACGAAACGTTTCTCCGCTCACCAATGAGGTCATGGAAGTCGACGATATTTCGCTTAAAGACGTGAACCGCTGGAGCCCGACCTGTTACCTGAACATCTGGGTCATCAAGGAAATTTCAAGCCTCAGCATGGGAACCGGAGTTATTGGTTATGCTTTTTTTCCATCTTCCCACGGACTAAACATGGACGGTGTGGTCATTGAAGCCGGTTTTTTCGGGAATAACTCGCAAACAGATGCTGTGGGAGTGCATGAAATCGGTCATTACCTGGGATTATACCACACCTTTGAGGGCGGATGCGGAAATTCAAATTGCCTCATGGACGGTGACCGCGTTTGTGATACTCCACCCGACCAAACTACTTTTGCAGCATGTAATCCTTCTGCCAATTCCTGTAATACAGATGCCGATGATCCTTCTTCAAATAATCCATTTACAACAGATGTTGCTGATTTAAGTGACGATTACATGGATTACAGCGCTTTTTCCTGCTACAATCAATTTACTGAGGGACAATACGACCGCATGTACTACTTTTTGACAACAGTCAGAAGCAGTTTACTGAACTGTTTAAGTTGTACGCCTCCCTGCCCCACTCCTATTACTGCCACAATTACCACGCCGGCTTCCACTACAACTGTTTTAGCCGGAAGCAGCGTTAATTTTACAGCAACTACCAACAGTCCTTCCCCGTATTGGTATATCAACCCGAACACTGTTCTGGGAACAGGAACCTCCCTGAGCTACACCTTCCCGGCACCAGGAACTTACTGGATGAAATTCCGGGTTCCGAGTACCAATCCTTCCTTTTGCCTCGACGGAATCGACTCGGTGAAAATCATGGTGAACCAACCGGTTGTTTCGGCCTGTTTCGGGTCGGTTGAACTGTTAAACAACAACGATGCTGTTCCTTTCCCCGACAACCAGGCTTACATCAGCAGCAATGGTTTTACCTGGGAATGCTGGTTCAACATCGTAACACCTTTGGTTGGTGGGGCTACTCCTACCAGGCCTTTGATAGACGCGATAGATAATGTGGTTTATGAAGACATTTGCCTTGGTTTCGGCTGGCAGGGCGCGGGAAGTTCTCCCTCTGATTACCTGACTTTCCGGGTAGATGCGCCGAATAGTGCCGGAGGTCCCAACCCAAACATGTGTTCTTACATTCCTCCCGGCGGTTTCCAACCCGGAACCTGGTATCACGCGGCAGCTGTCATGGATTACGCCAATCAAACTTCCCGGTTATATGTGAACGGACAGTTGGTGGATACCAGAACGGTCAACTCCGCGCCTTTCAACCGGATTATTCCGACCCGTTTAAGCTGGGACGAAGCTTTTGCACCCGGCTATCCCGGTCCGCCAAGCGGCGCATTGATGGATGAAGTGCGTATTTGGAGCCGTCCGTTGAGTTCCGCCGAAATTGCAGCGAATTACGATCACTGTTTGTCAGGAACGGAAAACAACCTGGAATTGTACTATCATTTCAACCAGTCAGGGGGAAGTTCCATTGTGGACGCAACACCCAACGGGAACGACGGCTATTTCAGTAATACTATTGCCTGGTCTGCCGAGCAGCCGGATTCCCTGGATCAGTCCTGTATCGTGGTCTGTTCTGAAATATGCGGGAACGGAATTGACGATAACGGAGATGGAATTGCTGACGAGAACTGTAATTGCGACCCTGTTTCAGCAGGCGCAGATCGTCCCGCATGTCCCGGAAACCCTGCCCAGTTAAACGCTTCACCGGGATTTGATCAGTATTCCTGGACGCCAACTACCGGTTTAAGCAACCCGAATATTGCAAACCCCACAGCTACTGTTAGTACTACCATGGAATATGTGGTTGCCGCAACAAAGATCGGCCCCGAAATGGTCACAAACGGAGACTTTTCAGCCGGGAATACGGGATTTTCTTCCGACATGATTTACAGTACGGTCTATTCTCCCTGCAATTACTATGTCGGCAAGTTATTTTTCGGACAGGTTTACCCGGGGATAAATGATCACACCCCGACAACTGATTCCATGTTTATGTCCATGGACGGCTGCACGAATGGTCCGACCATGATCTACGAACAAACTATTTTAGGATTAAGTCCCAATACTACCTATCGTTTTTCGTTCTGGGCTTCGCGGGCTGCTGCAAATCAACCGATTTTTGAGACGCATCTTATCGGCGATGTTACCGGTGATCTGACACTTCCTACCGAAACAGGAATTTCAGTACCCCTGGGAGGGAACTTTATCTGGGACGAATACGGTCTTACCATGTGGAATTCAGGACCGAATTCTTCGGTTACTATCCGGCTAATCAACCTGGAAACCAACGGTTACGGGGTGGATTTCGGAATGGATGATGTCAGTTTCCGCCGATTCTGTACCTCAACCGATACTGTTAAACTGACGCTTGTAAACAATACGCCGGTGATACTGGATTTGGGAAGCGACACTTCTATTTGTACATCCGGAACCTATACATTTGATGCAGGTGCAGGTTTCCTGGATTACCTCTGGAATGATGGAAGCACCGGACGCACATTTACAGCTTACGGAATCGGGACCTATTGGGTAACCGTAACGGATTCCTGCGGAAATCTCCAATCCGACACTGTTCGTATCAACCAGGCACCAGCTCCCCAATTCGATCTCGGAGCAAATGTCCTTACCTGCGGAACTGCTTCTGTTCCGTTGACCTATACTTCCAGTGAGCCATTTACCTCCTTCTCCTGGTCACCGGGAACCTATCTAAGCTGTACGACCTGCCCGAATCCAGTCGCCACCATAGGTAACCAGCAAGTCACATTCCACGTTTTTGCGGCTACTGCAAACGGTTGTGTTGCCGAAGACAGTGTTACAATAACCATCGATCCGGATGCGCCGGCCAATGTGGATGTTATTGCCTCGGACCCACTTTGTCTGACCAAAGGAAGTATCCTGGTTCAGAACAAACCGGGCACAAGCGGCGTATTGTCTATTGATTTTAACCACACAGGTTTTTCTACCGAAACCAGTTATACAAACCTGGATGACGGATCTTATTTGTTGAGCATCCTGAACACCCAAACAGGTTGTTCGATGGACACCTTGATTATTTTTGAAACCGATGTAGAAAATGTACTGTACATTCCAAATTCATTCACTCCGAATGGAGATCAGTACAACAATCTTTGGAAAATCGAAGGTGTGTGTATCGGGGAAATCGATTGCAGAATTTACAATCGCTGGGGAGAACAAGTCGCGGTTTTAAAAGACGTCGAAGACACCTGGAACGGTAAATACCACGGCCTGGATGTCCCGGACGGAATTTACACCTATACGATCGTTGTAAATTACACCGATTCCAGGACTGAATTCAGGAGCGGGTTCATTGCAGTGATGCACTAA